GCTCAGGTGTTCGAAGATAGCGTTAGCCATACCGAGGTTACCTTCTGCATTTTCAAAATCGATCGGGTTTACTTTATGCGGCATTGCAGAAGATCCTACTTCGCCGGCTTTGATCTTCTGTTTGAAATAGTCCATGGAGATGTATGTCCATATGTCACGGCAGAAGTCAATGAGGATCGTGTTGATACGTTTGAGTGTGTCAAACTGAGCGGAGATATTGTCGTAATGCTCGATCTGGGTGGTATACTTCATACGTTGCAACCCCAGGGTGTTGTTCACAAACTTATCGCCGAATTTTTCCCAGTTGATCTTAGGGAATGCTACGTGATGAGCGTTGAAATTACCGGTAGCGCCGCCGAATTTTGCTGCGAATGGAATATCCCCCAGCAGTTTTACCTGACCTTCCAGTCTTTCAACGAATACCTGTATCTCCTTGCCGAGAATGGTCGGAGAAGCCGGCTGACCATGTGTACGGGCCAGCATCGGGATCTTCATCCACGATTTTGCCATTTTCTTCAGGTCCAGTATCAGGTTAGCTATTGCCGGCATATATACATGTTCAACAGCCTCTTTCCAATACAGTGGAGTAGCGGTGTTGTTCACATCCTGAGAAGTCAGACCGAAGTGTACCCACTCCAGTTTTTCTTCCAGGCCGAGCGCCTTCAGCTCATTTTTAACAAAATACTCAACAGCTTTTACATCGTGGTTGGTCACCTTTTCAGTTTCCTTGATCAGCTGAGCATTCTCAATGGTAAAATCCTGGTAGATCTTACGCAGGGCAGGTACCTGAGATTTGGAGAGTGTAAATACCTTCTGCTCTGAGAGGGCGATAAAGTATTCTATCTCTACCAATACGCGGTAACGGATCAGTGCAAACTCAGAAAAATAAGGAGCCAGTTCTTCCAGTTGTCTCCGGTAGCGACCATCCAGAGGAGAAATGGCGGTTAAAGCTTGTAATTGCATAATGTTATTTGATTAGTGAGCGTTTATCACTTTTTGCCTAATTTAGCCGGCAAAATTACAGAAATTGGAACGGAAAGTAAAAGTAGCGGCAGTAAGTTATTTGAATACCAGGCCATTATTGTACGGATTCAGGGAGCACCCGGTGATGAATATGCTGGATTTAAGTGTAGATTACCCAGCTAAGATAGCACAACAACTCATTGATGGAGACGTAGATGTGGCGCTTGTCCCTGTGGCAACCATCCCAAAACTGAAAGAATATCATATCATTTCTGATTTTTGTATTGGTGCGGAAGGTCCGGTTGCGTCGGTTTGTCTTTTTAGCGAAGTTCCCCTGCACGAAATAAAACGTATCTACCTGGATTATCAGAGCCGTACTTCTGTAGCATTACTGAAAGTACTGGTACGTGAACACTGGAAATTATCAGCAGAACTGATCGAAACAACCGGCGACTATCAGGATAAGATCAAAGGTACAGATGCCGGACTAGTGATTGGCGACCGTGCATTGGAACAGCGCCATGTGTCCCCTTATATATATGACCTCGCTGAACATTGGATGCGATTTACCAGTCTGCCTTTCGTT
The DNA window shown above is from Chitinophaga agri and carries:
- the purB gene encoding adenylosuccinate lyase: MQLQALTAISPLDGRYRRQLEELAPYFSEFALIRYRVLVEIEYFIALSEQKVFTLSKSQVPALRKIYQDFTIENAQLIKETEKVTNHDVKAVEYFVKNELKALGLEEKLEWVHFGLTSQDVNNTATPLYWKEAVEHVYMPAIANLILDLKKMAKSWMKIPMLARTHGQPASPTILGKEIQVFVERLEGQVKLLGDIPFAAKFGGATGNFNAHHVAFPKINWEKFGDKFVNNTLGLQRMKYTTQIEHYDNISAQFDTLKRINTILIDFCRDIWTYISMDYFKQKIKAGEVGSSAMPHKVNPIDFENAEGNLGMANAIFEHLSSKLPISRLQRDLTDSTVLRNIGVPFGHTILALKSVQKGLGKLILNEAKLENDLENNWAVVAEAIQTVLRRENFPKPYEALKDLTRGGEHITQKTMHKFIDGLKISATLKKELKAITPHNYTGIWG
- a CDS encoding menaquinone biosynthetic enzyme MqnA/MqnD family protein, whose translation is MERKVKVAAVSYLNTRPLLYGFREHPVMNMLDLSVDYPAKIAQQLIDGDVDVALVPVATIPKLKEYHIISDFCIGAEGPVASVCLFSEVPLHEIKRIYLDYQSRTSVALLKVLVREHWKLSAELIETTGDYQDKIKGTDAGLVIGDRALEQRHVSPYIYDLAEHWMRFTSLPFVFAAWISNKPLSPEFIQQFNHANSIGFHNIPAIVAENPYPLYDLTTYYTQNISYPLTPSKRQGMQRFLSYLMQ